A genome region from Setaria italica strain Yugu1 chromosome III, Setaria_italica_v2.0, whole genome shotgun sequence includes the following:
- the LOC101754052 gene encoding U-box domain-containing protein 43 produces MAEVQDGHYDSTSQSTDSLRVEPIYESFLCPLTKQVMRDPVTIDSGVTFERDAILKWFNDCLHSGKRLICPVTKKELSTTDLNPSIALRNTIDEWMNRNEAAKLDVARKSLTSDCTESDILQALQYVDEICQRSRSSRQVVRRDGLISMIADLLKNSSTKVRQKALETLRSISKDDNDNKVEIAAGDNIRTIVKFLNHGQTQEKEKAVSLLYELSENKDLSERIGSVSGAILILVGLSSSKVENSLIVDRAEKTLENLESCEKNVRQMAENGRLQPLLRLLLEGSPDMQLSMAAYLGELVLSNDVKVLVAQTAGSTLVNIMKNGNREAREAALKALNQISSYDASAKILIEAGILPPLITDLFTVGSNQLPMRLKEVSANILANVVASGARFESIPLDHSRQTLVSEDIVHNLLHLISNTGPAIECKLLQVLVGLTDSSTSVQSIVDAIKSSGAIVSLIQFVEAPQREVRMNSIKLLNNISPYMGQELADAFRGNFSQLSSLVRVIADNNGISEEQAAAAGLVADLPMRDSVLTRRLHQDGAFATINLKVLRIRQGEIRGGRFVNPFLEGLVRIVSRITYVLDDDPDFIAVAREYNLTALFTDLLQMNGLDTVQIVSATALEKLSHQSKHLTKILPAPNPGVCFSIFPCLSQKTVATGVCRVHCGICSARESFCLLEGKAVEKLVACLDNNNEKVVEAALAALSTLLDDGVDIDQGVMVLCDAEGINPILDVLCENRNEALRQRAVWAVERILRMDEIAYEISGNQNVGTALVEAFRHGDYRTRQVAERALKHVDKLPNFSGIFSKMGAQ; encoded by the exons ATGGCAGAAGTCCAGGATGGCCATTACGATTCGACGTCACAGTCCACCGACAGCTTGCGTGTTGAGCCTATATACGAGTCGTTCCTGTGCCCACTCACCAAACAGGTTATGCGGGATCCTGTCACTATTGACAGTGGTGTTACGTTTGAGCGTGATGCCATTTTGAAGTGGTTCAATGATTGTCTTCACAGCGGAAAGAGGCTCATCTGCCCTGTGACTAAGAAGGAGCTCAGCACCACCGATTTAAATCCAAGCATAGCTCTGAGGAACACTATTGATGAATGGATGAATCGGAATGAGGCGGCCAAACTTGATGTCGCTCGTAAGTCATTAACTTCTGATTGCACGGAAAGTGATATCTTACAAGCACTCCAGTATGTTGATGAGATATGCCAGAGAAGTCGATCCAGTAGGCAAGTTGTGAGAAGAGATGGATTGATAAGCATGATTGCTGACTTGCTGAAGAATAGCTCTACGAAAGTACGGCAAAAGGCATTGGAAACTCTTCGTTCCATTTCAAAAGATGACAATGACAATAAg GTTGAGATCGCTGCTGGAGACAATATTCGCACAATTGTAAAGTTCTTAAATCATGGACAAActcaggaaaaggaaaaggctgTGTCTCTGTTATATGAACTTTCAGAAAATAAGGATCTTTCAGAAAGAATTGGCAGTGTGTCTGGAGCTATTCTTATACTTGTTGGTTTGTCAAGCAGTAAAGTAGAAAACTCGTTGATTGTTGACAGAGCTGAGAAGACATTGGAGAATTTAGAGAGCTGCGAAAAGAATGTTAGACAGATGGCTGAAAATGGTAGATTGCAACCCCTTCTTAggcttcttcttgaag GTTCACCTGACATGCAATTATCTATGGCTGCATACCTCGGGGAGCTTGTTTTAAGCAATGATGTTAAGGTTCTTGTGGCACAAACGGCTGGCTCCACACTAGTCAATATCATGAAAAATGGGAATAGAGAGGCCAGAGAAGCAGCTTTGAAGgctttgaaccaaatttcaTCTTATGATGCCAGTGCAAAGATACTAATTGAAGCGGGTATTCTTCCACCTCTCATCACAGACCTCTTTACTGTTGGCAGTAATCAGCTTCCAATGAGATTGAAGGAGGTCTCAGCAAACATTCTTGCAAATGTTGTGGCATCGGGTGCACGTTTTGAGTCCATTCCACTTGATCATAGTAGGCAGACCTTAGTGTCTGAAGACATTGTTCATAATCTGCTTCATCTCATAAGCAACACTGGACCTGCAATTGAGTGCAAGTTGCTCCAGGTCCTTGTTGGTCTAACGGATTCTTCGACATCTGTACAGAGCATAGTTGATGCCATCAAAAGTTCAGGCGCCATTGTTAGTTTAATTCAATTCGTTGAAGCACCTCAAAGGGAAGTACGCATGAATTCCATCAAGCTCTTGAATAACATATCACCCTATATGGGTCAAGAACTGGCTGATGCTTTTCGTGGAAACTTTAGTCAACTTAGCAGCTTGGTCAGGGTCATTGCTGATAACAATGGTATTTCTGAAGAGCaagcagctgctgctggcctTGTAGCTGACCTTCCTATGCGGGACTCGGTCCTCACCAGACGTCTTCATCAAGATGGGGCATTTGCAACGATcaatttaaaagttttaagAATCCGACAAGGGGAGATTCGTGGAGGGCGTTTTGTCAACCCGTTCCTTGAAGGTCTAGTTAGAATAGTCTCCCGGATCACTTATGTCTTGGATGATGATCCAGATTTCATAGCTGTTGCCCGTGAATACAATCTTACTGCACTCTTCACTGATTTGCTTCAGATGAATGGACTTGATACTGTCCAGATTGTCTCTGCTACTGCACTAGAGAAACTCTCACATCAGTCAAAGCACCTTACAAAGATACTACCAGCTCCCAACCCAGGGGTATGTTTTTCAATATTTCCATGCCTCAGCCAGAAGACTGTGGCAACTGGGGTTTGTAGAGTACATTGTGGGATTTGTTCTGCAAGGGAGAGCTTCTGTCTCTTGGAGGGAAAGGCAGTAGAGAAGTTGGTTGCTTGCTTGGATAACAACAATGAGAAAGTAGTTGAAGCTGCTCTAGCAGCACTATCCACTTTATTGGACGATGGAGTGGACATTGACCAAGGTGTCATGGTCCTGTGTGATGCAGAAGGAATCAACCCGATACTTGATGTATTGTGTGAGAACCGAAACGAGGCACTGCGCCAGAGAGCGGTGTGGGCAGTGGAGAGGATCCTGAGGATGGATGAAATAGCATACGAGATATCAGGAAATCAAAATGTTGGCACGGCCTTGGTAGAAGCCTTCAGGCATGGTGACTACAGGACAAGACAAGTTGCAGAGCGAGCACTGAAGCATGTGGATAAGCTCCCCAATTTCTCTGGGATATTTTCAAAGATGGGAGCACAATGA